The stretch of DNA agtaattagctgtctcttaccctccgccaaaggtgccaatcagctaagtatatatctgacagggaagtagaatgtatgaaaatgatatttttattgtacaataaagtttcatacatacttacctggcagatatatacttagctatagactccgtcgtccctgatagaaattcgaatttcgcggcacacgctacaggtaggtaggtcaggtgatctaccgtcccgccgctgagtggcaggaataggaaccattaccttctagaaccagattttctcttccacctgtctcctgaggggaggctgggtgggccattcaatcgtatatatctgccaggtaagtatgtatgaaactttattgtacaataacaatatcatttttgtttgcaGTATAAGacacttatttttttcctcttctttttcagaTGTGCAGTTGGAAAAGTATGGTGAACTTTCAATCAGCTTGGTTAGTTTATGCGCAGAGAACCTCCTAAGCCATCCTTTTATTGTGATACGGAGACAGTGTCAGGTACTATACTATTACCATTCGATGCTTAACATTAAgggtttaatttttcatattactcTTCTTACTAGTGAGATCTCTGTAGGCTAATCATAATCTGCAgtcatatttgtatatgtacacTTCTCTATTTGTAATAAACTTTCAGCCATGAAGTCAAAATTCAAATTGTCAGTCATACTTCAAATAATGATATTTAGCTATGTCAAAATTGTTTTCCAGGGACTTTTTTCTGTGTCGACTTCTTATTTTAAATGATTACCCAGAAAAAGTCAAGTGGAATATTAAAATTATGCTTAAAGTAGAGATATCCCATGTAATGAAGAAATACATTTGTTGCTCTATGCAAATTGAGTGCTTACACCATCTGCAAAAATCCTTATTCAACATGAAATGTCATTGCTAGGTATAAATGTTTTTACCCAAGGTGGAAgctatataaacaaaattttttattttgttctttagcttgtgtgtgtatgagcatgGGTTTCATATTAAAGCAGTTAGAAATCAGTCAGTGAAGCACCAAAATGTTTATTCAGCTTCACGTTATTTCTAATGTGCTGTATATTTTCAGGTTAATGTAAATAGTCATCGGTACCATGTTTTGCCCATAACTCTTATACCAGCTTTGATACACATGCAAGGATGTCAGGGCCTCTCAGCATTCTGGAAGGGCTTAGGGTCAGTCCTCACAGTAAGAGGTGTTACATTGGCTCTAGAAGACTTTATATCCAAATTTACTCCATGGCCAAAGTAAGATTAtggttaataaatattttaaccagaccacagtaATATGTGTAAGAAATGACCTTCACTGCAATCATATTATTTATCAAACAGCTGTGAAAAAATATGTACTGCATTAGTTGAAACAGTTATAATGAGATATTGTTGAGAGATCTTGCATCATAAGTCTCTTCTTTATTTTACAGGGAAATATCTCCACATAGCTCTGCAAAAACCATAGGCCAACATTTACTCCTAAAGTGTTCAGCATTAGCTCTTATCACTCCATTCTATAGTGCTAGTTTGGTAGAAACTGTGCAGAGTGAAATTGCAAGTGAAAAACCAGGTGTTTTTGATGTATTTAAAGAAGGACTTACCAGACTTCTTTCCTTCACTCAACCCCAGACAGGTAAATTGTAGTTATTACAATGTATAGTAGAAGTCTTTTAGTTTCTATGTAATGTTCAAACCTCATATTTTACTTGTATACTTAAGAACTGAGAAAGTTAAGTTGCTTCAGTAGTGAAAATTGTTTGTATACTTAAGAACTGAGAAAGTTAAGTTGCTTCAGTACTGAAAATTGTTTGATAATGCCAGATAACCATTTTCTTGGTGGTACGGGTAGCTCCCTAGCTCACTATGTCATAGGCATGTAATTTTTAGTTTGGGTTTTATGATTATTGTGTGCCAGGGCTATCATTTCattcaattataattattattttgaatataggcaaatgaaaagaggaaagcttgTCAGTGAAAGAAGAGAGTAACTTAGATTTAACTGTTTGTATTGATGCTCATTTTTAACTCATGGGTTAGGAAGCACACGAAAGGTGAAGGGAAGGTAACCGGTAGTTTGGAAACATGCAAAAAGTTTTAGCAAGGACTTATCCTGAGGGCGGGAGAGAGGGATCAAGTCTGGGGAATATTTGATCTGCACTCAGGTTACAAAGATCAAGTGCTTTTACCTAGTatggttttcttttgttatttaccTCATGTTAGATATTTAGTTTGTATGATGCTCAGAAAACTGCACTTATGAATTTAATGGATTTGGTATCCTTAGGTTTATATTACCATATTTCGAGTTACTCACAttactttttgcattatttttgggTATGAAGGAAGCTGCTAGACTTTTAGTGATCATTTGTTAGGTGCTGAATAACTTGTGTTTTGCAGTGTAGCAAAGAATGTAAGTGATTCCTCTGTTTGTGCCAGAATTAATAAATTCTGTGGTATATTAATTGTAAATTATACCTCGCAAGTTTTGGAAGTGATGCTAGTTATGTGGATACTGTTGCTCTGCTATTAAAGATTCATGAATTCTGGCTCACACATTTAGTATAtgccattttatattatttacagaatttaCAAACAGGAAATCATAATAGTCCTCTTTAAATCGAAACCAAATATTCCATCGCATCCTAAGCTTAGAAATTCCTTCCAAAATTTTGAGATGCTACAAGTATAGCTTTTTAGATGTATAACACCCAGATTTGGCCAGTGTAAAATCAGTCTTCATTACAGCCTTATTAGGTGGCAGTCAAGATAAGTTAAATAATggcatatatattacaaaatgtatagatatttttttaaaaaccatATTGCATTATGATGGTAGTAGAAAATTAACATGATTAAGAGTGTCAGGAATAGTAAAAACTTTACTAACAAATGGCTTACTTTCAGGGAGAATGCTTCCAGTTTGGTTACTAATACTCCCCACCGTCACACATGGAATTCTTCAGTATTTAATTGGGAATGCAGTATCAACAATAACATCACAAGCATTGAGAAGATATCACAAACAAGACCAAAAGAAGCAGGTACTTCTGAATATTTCTCTGTATTATTACTGTAACTATCTTGACTTTTGATATCTGACTTTACCGACAGGTCTCAAGCATATTCTGCAGGCAGACACCTTTAATTGGTGGGTCACATATCTTGTGAAGGTTGACATGCTGAAAATTAATCTCTCTGAATTAGTTCTTATATTTGTCGATGTGGCTTTCTAGTTCAATTTTAGTAtcttttgtgttcatttgtaTTTAAAAGGAGTCACAGTAAGGCAGGGGAGCTAAATTATGGGCTTGCATGTATGCATTTCTGCACCAAATTGgtagaagaagaggaaataagaTTCGAGTTTAGTTGTTAGTTTATGTCTTAATTAGCAATACAAGTTGATGCGAGGCATTACTGAGTGTACCCTGATTTGTAAATGTGTCTAATGCTTTCGTAATTTATTAGAATAGTCCCAAAAGATGTGAAGTGTATGTCATCTACATTTCTTAAATTAATTACTGGATGCAAGATGAAGTAATCACAAGGCTCCTTAAGGATTGATTTTCCACACTTTACCCCATTCCTTAGAGTTCATCTCTTCCATTCAAAATGTGCTGTTCTGTGAATGAAATTTTTAGTAGTAGAACACTTTCTTTTACTGCAATTAATTTTGTGTAAGGCCATGGATAATGTTATGCTCGTTGTGAGATATTTCTTGTCATCAGCTCAGTCAAGTAAGCTGGATAGTTCCTTTCattaatatacactatatatcaaAATTGAAAGTGGCAATCATATTCGGGTAGAAATGTTATTAGCACTGACCTGTTAAAGTTAAAGGGCCAAACTTATTTGATCTTAGTTCAGACAGAGAAAGCTTAAGAACTACTGCATTGCCCGTACTGTAGTAACACTGTATGAACACGCCTGAAGCTCATTCATCAAATctacaaagtttttttaaatttagaagTTTCAAACCCTTTTGAGAAATATTTGCATCTTTCACCATTATCAACCTATACATCTATAATGATTAGGTGTGGGCCTTTGTATATACATAAGGTTCACAACTAATCTATGTACCACTGGCTAGCAAAATGCAACAAAATTGTCCAAAATAGCAACTGAATATCCATTGCTCATCAAAATTCCTTTTTTGGCAAAAGGAGTAATACTGAATATAGGTATGTGTGTTGTGGAGTGAAAATCTTACACACTTATTAAGGGTGTGGGTGACCTTCAATTGTGCAAGTCATTAAGTATGGACACAGTTAGCCAAAGATAACATAATGCATATTTGGACTTATAATCTgaaaaaattatcaaatgaaaatgatgaatatCATTTTTAGGAAAAGTTAATCAAACCATCTTAAGGTGAATATGAATCTTTCTAAAGACATTATCTCGTTGTAAGGCAGTGGTTTATTATAGCAGTTGTATGTACTACTTCAGTTTTCACAGcatcacctttttttatttataaaggagTGAGGAATAAGTTCTGTactgtataaaaaatatttgtgtgtaGTAAGACAGTGttttatgtaatttctttttatttcaaatttttaaatgATAGATTTTATAGGTCTGTATGGTATTAGTTGTTAATGTGTTAAATATCCTGTACTtgtatcagtttttttatttcaaatacttTTTACTATGTTTTCATAGTCATTGTATTTTGTGTCCTTAAGTTAAAATTTTCTCTACTTTTTATTGTAGAAGAAAAATCGCGAGAAGTCTTTGGACCACAAACAAGTAAAGGTGAAGTTTCTGTTTCATGAGAGTCGCATATTAACACCCCAAAATATGCTGCACTTTTGCATGCAAAGATTAATTCCACTAGTTAATGTTGTCACATATATTAATTCAAAATATTAGGACCTGTTCAAAAGATAATGcttcatttttttcctgttttttatagTACATGATGCCTTTTACGTGTGCATTAGTACGTAATTCCCATTTTGTTTCAGCCTACTATACTCTTGCACTTGACATTTTGTTTGGTGTTGGTCCTGTGAACATTGTATGACATTAATATAGGCGCTCTTTGTATGGTTATGTAAAGAGAAAAGGACCACATCTTAAAAAATGCAAGGTTTTGGCATTTTCGTTTCCCTTTGCCGTGTCATATGTTTGCTTTGTAGTGATTTTAGGACATACCCACTTGCAAGCTTTACAGTCTAGCACCTCTTAATTACCCCTGCCCATATTCTAGGTTTTTGCCGTAGGTTTTTTGCTGTAGGTTTCGGTTATGCAGTTACTATTTATCTGAAAACTTTAGAATTGGGGATGAGGGAATACAAAATCTTAGTCGctggtatttgcaaaaaaaagttgtttttgctTCTTAAatattatatgcaatatttcTAATAAGAGGGAAAGAAAATTACAATGCAGTTACCACATTTATTTCTGTGATTTTCCAAATGTGGCATGCCGGCAGTGATTCAATGGTATACGAGTGATTTATAGCTATGTAACAGGAATCTTAAACTCTTGGATGACTGAGGTACAATAACTGTTCCAGTTTATCATTCACCACGTCATAATGCATATTGTCATATTTTAACAAAATTCACTTAACATTGAGTAATACGAATCGAGAAACAATTTTATTCTTCACCAGATGTGTAACAATTGCCTTTTGGTTAAACATGTGCTTTCTTATTTTAGTTGCTTCATGTTTTCATTTCCCATGATGCCTGTTTTAGAACCCTTCATATCCTAAACTTATATTAACCATAAAAATAGTGCTTTGATCTTGTAATTTCTGTTGTGtgaagtttttaattatttttatcttctcAGTTGGTGTTGCTTATGTGATTTTATCGAGAGGAGAGCTGTGAAAAAATGGATGGCACTATAACAActgttattattaacattatttccCTTCCATGAAACTGTATTGGTTACAGTTTACTCCcttgttttattgtagtgtcttaccgaacaattatagagccgtgatttccacgagcggcaggatactaaattcaaatttagcgcgtcggcgtcgccaacactggtggtgatgacgtcatctccctccactcgcgggagaaccaggtacaactgcccaggtgaatccaattcttttcctgccggcgtccggtgaacatcggtggtcggtgcggttggatgactttccttcgctttttttcttgtggatttgatcttcggaattggtgaagtactctttttttggcgttgttgttattttgctttttatttaggcgttgccatgtcggattctagtccgtcgggagttaggttttgcatctcaggatgtaaaactagattatccaagttagagtatgattctcacactaaatgtgttaagtgtaggggacaggtttgttcagcagatcgaacatgtaacgagtgtagtgattggactgattctcaatggaagttttttagttcatactcggagaaattagctaaagacagaattagaaaagccgcgcttagggaaagtagacttagctctgcttcgtcttgcgatgcatctgttccttctgtttctcctcaaattgttatgtctcctttaactacacctcctattcctcctactaatcccacttctccggcttcccgtgtagtttcttccgacaccattgccagtctggaatcgaggttagatcagaaattttcggtactagcgaatacggttttgcaacttggtaattcagttaagacgtttttggagaaagcggcttcaggtaagagtgtagttgagggtgcgtctgtctgtcctgacacgtctcctagacaaaggtcactgtccagctcccccgcaccggggagaagacataccggaagtccaagggagtcgatcgggatttgcccacagacaggcgcctctcttgttgagcctgttgcgcctcaacagggctcggttaagcgttggaaaggtgttgcggtcagacgcctttcgaatgattcaagcgattcgtctccggtcgcgcggcgctcttggcgagattcgcccgtttcgcatcccttaaagaggcgttcaggcgccgattcttcgcctcctccagtcaagcggtataaggagcctgagagtagggttgcgccgcggccgttagcggctcattcgtcgcctcaatctgtgcctttttcggctccatctactagtagagattgtggttttagcgctgtagctagcagttctaagggggttttctttaggcgctttttcgtctgttacgcctgatgcgcctgtttcgcctcgaatttcggcggctccgagcgaggcgcaagtagtttttccgcctcctgctgaacatttaggctcttccaagcctacgttaactgtttttgattcgtctctggcgcctttgcgcaagcagtgagatgttaaccaactggatgaatgagtccaagggtggttcgaaaccttcagatccggttgtagttccgtctacttcttcggcggtatcggagaatgaagaagaagtagaggaggaggattcacatcacctctcgtgttattcaagTCTCCTtagtttcttctggtatcttatccagattattttgagaaagctgctccgcgctccccaacttcgacttttttgatgaggaggaaaacttcagaccctctcctcccaaaacttgttctatctaaagcggttagacattcgttgaaagagactgagaaatggatgtctatgaaaagagacttagggaaggctctttttgcttaccctccctctaagttgcttcgtaagaggtataggttttatgtaacaggggaagctccttctctgggagtttctgcctcctcccagggagacttctccagtttaatcgactcctctagaagatctgctttcgccacagcgaaagttttctttacagcgccggagttggaccacgttgtaaagaatcaatttaaacttttggaagtctttagcttccttgattggactattggcgctttagcggccaagatcgaagactgtccttctctttctcaggagttagcggaggattggattggtgttctgtcctgtgcggacaaattcattagggatggatgtgatgagttagcttcgctcatcgcctttggtacccttaagaaaaggcaactttggtgctcctttgcttctaaaagggttacttcccaacagaagtctgctctcttgtttgctccttttgtgaaagataacctctttccagacgatgtagtgttgtcaatttcgtctgcgctagataagaaatctacttcggatttactggcacagtctactaagagacctaaagctcctgtggagactgttccttcggtttctcctctggcccaagtggccttttcgagggagaaaacccaagcgctttcttcggccgaagtcgaatttgcgacctcagtctaaggcctcggccaaggttaacaaaccttccaaatgaaagctcggttcttcatgcaccagtgggagccaggctggctctgttttgggaggaatgggaaaacagaggagcagaagcctgggtagtgcaagtactcaagttcggctatcgtattcctctcgtttcacctccctcgctctcacctgtgccaattccattccaggcatactctccgggctcagacaaatttctggcgctagccgcagaagtggaagcgcttgttctcaaagaagcgatagaacagatagaaggggattttcctccaggcttttacaatcgcctttttgtagttcccaagtcatcagggggctggaggccggttttggatgtgagcgccctgaacttgcatgtccagaaaacaaaatttcatatggagaccactcggtcggttctggagtccatcagacagggggattggatggtctctctggacatgcaagacgcttattttcacattccgatacatcgcgaatctcggaagtacctgaggttcatgttcgaaggcaaggtgtttcagtttcgggcgctttgcttcggactagcgaccgctcctcaagttttcaccagggttctatcc from Macrobrachium nipponense isolate FS-2020 chromosome 18, ASM1510439v2, whole genome shotgun sequence encodes:
- the LOC135197061 gene encoding mitochondrial outer membrane protein SLC25A46-like isoform X3, whose translation is MAGLDDYQFFSNLRDRDTPFWQKSFEEKERSVDSTDFYRRPTEFPQTLINPAQGPPISQKQTMSKPFDPDGIKTSDVQLEKYGELSISLVSLCAENLLSHPFIVIRRQCQVNVNSHRYHVLPITLIPALIHMQGCQGLSAFWKGLGSVLTVRGVTLALEDFISKFTPWPKEISPHSSAKTIGQHLLLKCSALALITPFYSASLVETVQSEIASEKPGVFDVFKEGLTRLLSFTQPQTGRMLPVWLLILPTVTHGILQYLIGNAVSTITSQALRRYHKQDQKKQKKNREKSLDHKQVKGAVSKDSGAFADASVRLHSAFIGHLASDVILYPLETILHRLHMQGTRTIIDSLDVGYEVKPILTRYEGFFDCLHTTLQEEGIFGLFKGFGALCMQYALYGAILKFAEVIIREVTFILVPPKPKPKPQAQFVPTDPGAAD